A window from Drosophila kikkawai strain 14028-0561.14 chromosome 2L, DkikHiC1v2, whole genome shotgun sequence encodes these proteins:
- the Sr-CIII gene encoding neuropilin-1a, protein MKFLFAVSAIFAYTIHQALGFCERPTDLVHGSVRNFPKNRWIFDCDQGYEIQGRSEITCINDLLRGERPFCAKTGCKELETPKNGKLINPKGLKAEINCDKDYVLFGNKYTYCDGNDWQIRLGTCQATQNYSCDFEREDLCGWTFPHSKPQPWSRISTSSSFHSIKTGPQRDHTFQNDNEGHFIRMETQSGVTGSYHFESPVYPQHLSLGNTTCFQFHFFMFGEGVESLFVSIKPASMAVAEMWEKFEKNSTQFQKCGNLGNKWYEHSIPITEMNEDFQIIFTVTDAQSRFGDIAIDDVKFLETQEECKEAFVVKDPCLPKTTVNSGTKNTNTCHYFNLALISLAVIITGLKNVNK, encoded by the exons ATGAAATTTTTGTTCGCTGTGTCAGCGATATTTGCGTATACTATTCACCAAGCCCTTGGGTTTTGTGAGAGACCCACAGACCTGGTACATGGCTCTGTCAGGAATTTTCCCAAGAATAGATGGATATTTGATTGTGATCAAGGATATGAAATTCAAGGGAGATCAGAGATTACCTGCATTAATGATTTACTAAGAGGAGAGCGACCATTTTGTGCCA AAACTGGCTGTAAAGAACTTGAGACTCCGAAAAATGGAAAGCTAATAAACCCGAAAGGCCTTAAGGCAGAGATCAACTGCGACAAAGACTACGTTTTGTTTGGCAATAAATACACTTATTGCGATGGCAACGACTGGCAAATCCGTTTAGGAACTTGCCAAGCAACCCAAAACTATTCCTGTGACTTTGAGCGGGAGGATCTCTGCGGTTGGACTTTTCCTCATAGTAAACCTCAACCTTGGAGCCGCATTAGCACATCGTCCAGCTTTCATTCCATCAAGACGGGTCCCCAGCGGGATCACACCTTCCAGAATGACAACGAGGGGCACTTTATCCGTATGGAGACCCAGAGTGGAGTTACGGGCAGTTACCATTTTGAGTCTCCAGTTTATCCGCAGCATCTGAGCTTGGGAAATACCACCTGCTTTCAGTTTCACTTTTTCATGTTCGGCGAAGGAGTTGAAAGTCTGTTTGTGTCGATAAAACCTGCCTCTATGGCTGTGGCTGAGATGTGGGAGAAGTTTGAGAAAAA CTCCACTCAATTCCAAAAGTGCGGAAATCTGGGCAACAAATGGTATGAACACTCTATTCCTATCACTGAGATGAACGAAGACTTCCAGATAATCTTCACAGTCACGGATGCCCAGTCCCGTTTCGGAGACATTGCCATCGATGATGTCAAGTTCCTGGAGACGCAGGAGGAATGCAAGGAGGCTTTTGTCGTAAAAGATCCTTGTCTACCCAAAACTACTGTGAATAGTGGAACGAAAAACACAAATACCTgtcattattttaatttagctTTAATTAGTTTGGCAGTTATAATTACAGggctaaaaaatgttaataaataa
- the LOC108086048 gene encoding uncharacterized protein — protein MEFHWVLGFGLLLIYRVNPIDGVCGSGVVLENGEITVFRDAIMATFRCNRGYKLQGNSIANCDLHGRLRGQRPYCAKSGCPEQDTKEHGVVFYFELRSQILCHEGYVLMGNRVAYCDGEQWNTQLGTCIKSNHTQDHSCDFETEDQCGWYTETTFRRPWKRISTVADFHSANTGPQHDHTFRNQSGGHYMRMETQRGAFGSYHLISPIYPRALSLKTACCFRFHYFMYGEGVDSLVVSVKPVSMPMATMWNQFRTNSSKFKMTGSQGTKWLEHTITIDEMQEDFQVIFTATDARSRFGDIAIDDVKLMTGKDCGVGEFTTTTETTDATEAELVFSMMNCTGRCGQAISPERIIVFSKKGLDLGCGCDDDCTIHDNCCLDYVEECVKGIYTSSDNYGETSPTTVTIPTTIPTTDQTTIQPNIQTTTPEECKETFDVRDPCLPKPNVHSGTININKLHTFNLPLISLAVIIMWA, from the exons ATGGAATTTCACTGGGTCCTAGGTTTCGGGCTGCTCCTGATATACAGGGTCAATCCCATAGATGGAGTTTGTGGCAGCGGTGTGGTCCTGGAGAATGGAGAAATCACAGTATTTAGGGATGCAATTATGGCTACTTTCCGGTGTAATCGCGGATATAAGCTCCAAGGAAATTCCATTGCGAACTGCGATCTTCATGGACGCCTCAGGGGCCAGAGACCCTATTGTGCCA AGAGTGGTTGCCCGGAGCAGGATACAAAGGAACACGGAGTTGTGTTCTATTTTGAATTAAGGTCGCAGATCCTTTGCCACGAAGGCTATGTCCTGATGGGAAATCGGGTTGCCTACTGCGATGGAGAGCAATGGAACACGCAACTGGGCACTTGCATCAAAAGTAACCATACCCAGGATCACTCCTGCGATTTTGAGACCGAGGATCAGTGCGGCTGGTACACGGAGACGACATTCCGACGTCCCTGGAAGCGAATCAGCACGGTGGCCGACTTCCATTCGGCGAATACTGGACCCCAACATGATCACACCTTTCGGAACCAGTCCGGTGGCCACTACATGCGCATGGAGACGCAAAGGGGTGCCTTTGGAAGCTACCACCTGATCTCGCCGATCTACCCCAGGGCCTTGAGCCTGAAGACCGCCTGTTGCTTCCGCTTCCACTACTTTATGTACGGCGAAGGAGTCGACAGTCTGGTGGTGTCCGTAAAGCCAGTCTCGATGCCGATGGCTACCATGTGGAACCAGTTCAGGACCAA CTCCAGCAAATTTAAAATGACGGGCTCCCAGGGCACCAAGTGGCTGGAACACACGATCACCATCGACGAGATGCAGGAGGACTTCCAGGTGATCTTCACGGCCACGGATGCCCGATCCCGATTCGGCGATATTGCCATCGACGACGTTAAGCTGATGACTGGCAAGGATTGTGGAGTGGGCGAGTTCACCACAACGACGGAGACAACTGACGCTACCGAGGCGGAGCTGGTTTTTTCCATGATGAACTGCACCGGTCGGTGTGGCCAAGCGATAAGCCCGGAAAGGATTATTGTGTTCTCCAAAAAAGGACTGGACTTGGGATGTGGCTGTGATGATGACTGCACGATCCACGACAATTGTTGCTTGGACTATGTCGAGGAGTGTGTAAAGGGAATATACACATCGTCCGATAATTATGGTGAAACTTCACCTACAACTGTGACTATACCAACAACTATACCAACAACTGATCAAACAACTATTCAACCAAATATACAAACAACTACTCCAGAAGAATGTAAGGAAACTTTTGACGTAAGGGATCCTTGCCTACCCAAACCTAATGTGCACAGTggcacaataaatataaataagttgcATACTTTTAATTTGCCTTTGATTAGTTTGGCAGTTATAATAATGTGGGCTTAA
- the LOC108086121 gene encoding zonadhesin-like gives MEVHWVLGLGLLLIYGADPTNGRCERGLVLEHGLIMFRGRNVVRFRCNRGYTLLGSSIATCDRDGRLRGERPFCAKSGCPDQDSQRNGIRLNLGPKAVTVCNDGYVLVGSRAAYCDGEQWNTQLGSCLRSNHTQDHSCDFESEDQCGWDTETTFRRPWKRISTVVDFHSTKTGPQHDHTFRNHSGGHYMRMETQSGAFGSYHLISPIYPRALSLKTACCFRFHYFMYGEGVDSLVVSVKPVSMPMATMWNRFRANSSKFEMTGTQGAEWLEHTITIDEMQEDFQVIFTATDARSRFGDIAIDDVKLMTGKDCGVGEFTTTTETTDATEPDLVFSMMNCTGRCGQAISPEAIIVFTKKGIALGCGCDDDCTIFDNCCLDYVEECVKGIYTSPSDYDVTSPTPATTKLTTIPTTIPTTKPTTKPTTKPTTIPTTIPTTIPTTTTTTTTTTTTTPKPTTTPTTTRKPIVITTKPTTTTSTTPKPTIKTTKKMPVNTTTATPKSLTTKKVVTTITASTPAKEHIITTDNKPITISINELMKKRITWKVDPDDIAGHMPVHGSSPNPALIVLYLLIAVVLVVVLGNVTHRWLIPLADENRRNEKAVSFKRAIAGLRKPGRFSRNRRNSLDQPLCDTDNEDGDYFETDGTRFEEMGVDIRNVSDL, from the exons ATGGAAGTTCACTGGGTCCTCGGTCTCGGCCTGCTCCTAATATACGGTGCAGATCCCACAAATGGACGCTGTGAGAGGGGTTTGGTCCTGGAGCATGGCCTCATAATGTTTCGCGGTAGAAATGTGGTTCGTTTCCGGTGCAATCGCGGCTATACGCTCCTGGGAAGTTCGATTGCGACCTGCGATCGGGATGGACGCCTCAGGGGCGAGAGACCTTTTTGTGCCA AAAGTGGTTGTCCTGATCAGGATTCACAGAGGAACGGAATAAGGCTCAATCTTGGTCCAAAGGCGGTGACCGTTTGCAACGACGGCTATGTCCTGGTGGGCAGTCGTGCTGCCTACTGCGATGGAGAGCAGTGGAACACGCAGCTGGGCTCTTGCCTCAGGAGCAACCATACCCAGGATCACTCCTGCGATTTTGAGAGCGAGGATCAGTGCGGCTGGGACACGGAGACGACATTCCGGCGTCCCTGGAAGCGAATCAGCACGGTGGTCGATTTTCATTCGACGAAGACTGGACCCCAGCACGATCACACTTTCCGGAACCACTCCGGCGGCCACTACATGCGCATGGAGACGCAGAGTGGTGCCTTTGGAAGCTACCACCTGATCTCGCCGATCTATCCCAGGGCCTTGAGCCTGAAGACCGCCTGCTGCTTCCGCTTCCACTACTTTATGTACGGCGAAGGAGTAGACAGCCTGGTGGTGTCCGTGAAGCCAGTCTCGATGCCGATGGCTACCATGTGGAACCGATTCAGGGCCAA TTCCAGCAAATTTGAGATGACCGGCACCCAGGGAGCCGAGTGGCTGGAGCACACGATCACCATCGACGAGATGCAGGAAGACTTCCAGGTGATCTTCACGGCCACGGATGCCCGATCCCGATTCGGCGATATTGCCATCGACGACGTTAAGCTGATGACTGGCAAGGATTGTGGAGTGGGAGAGTTCACCACAACGACGGAGACAACAGACGCTACCGAGCCGGATCTGGTTTTCTCCATGATGAACTGCACCGGTCGGTGCGGTCAAGCGATAAGCCCGGAAGCGATAATTGTGTTCACCAAAAAAGGAATAGCCTTGGGCTGTGGCTGTGATGATGACTGCACGATCTTCGACAATTGTTGCTTGGACTATGTCGAGGAGTGTGTGAAGGGGATTTATACATCACCCAGTGATTATGACGTAACTTCACCAACACCTGCAACCACTAAACTAACAACTATACCAACTACTATACCAACCACTAAACCAACCACTAAACCAACTACTAAGCCCACCACTATACCAACCACTATTCCAACAACTATTccaacaactacaactacaacaacaacaacaactacaactacacCAAAGCCTACCACAACTCCTACTACCACACGAAAGCCAATTGTTATAACCActaaaccaacaacaactactTCAACAACTCCTAAGCCCACaataaaaacaacgaaaaaaatGCCAGTGAACACAACAACAGCTACACCAAAGTCACTAACAACTAAAAAAGTGGttacaacaataacagcaagTACACCAGCAAAGGAACACATTATTACAACCGACAACAAACCTATTACAA TCAGCATCAATGAGCTCATGAAGAAACGCATTACTTGGAAAGTGGATCCCGACGATATTGCTGGACATATGCCCGTTCACGGAAGTTCACCCAATCCGGCCTTGATAGTGCTATACCTGCTCATCGCCGTTGTACTGGTGGTGGTCCTTGGCAATGTCACCCATCGATGGTTAATTCCACTGGCTGATGAAAACCGTAGAAACGAGAAGGCGGTTAGCTTCAAGAGAGCAATTGCCGGGCTTAGGAAGCCGGGCAGATTTTCCCGGAATCGTAGGAACAGCCTAGATCAGCCATTGTGCGATACCGATAACGAGGATGGGGATTACTTTGAAACGGACGGCACGAGATTTGAGGAAATGGGCGTGGACATACGGAATGTGTCAGATCTATAA